A region from the Arachis ipaensis cultivar K30076 chromosome B01, Araip1.1, whole genome shotgun sequence genome encodes:
- the LOC107640458 gene encoding calmodulin-binding receptor-like cytoplasmic kinase 3 isoform X1, whose translation MAIFALLLMLLLQLSIISSSAVILRSNDCGTDWVAHSYSSDGEELFYINGNVVNKVAFCEALQLYIANGCDLKDYFGSNNCVMDGSFVNLPSMAGRKLLQKDSSSKSESQGVSKDVSPKVGLFAGGALLVCCAVLCPCIYGKKRKATAHAVLTKDPNSILDSASSFEANSVPEKVQVPASPLRVPPSPSRFSASPKLKRIESLHLNLNQIARATRNFSETLQIGEGGFGTVYKAQLEDGHVVAVKRAKREHFESLRTEFSSEVELLAKIDHRNLVKLLGYIEKGHERLLITEYVPNGTLREHLDGQRGKILDFNQRLEIAIDVAHGLTYLHLYAEKPIIHRDVKSSNILLTESMRAKVADFGFARIGPMNSDQTHISTKVKGTVGYLDPEYMKTYQLTTKSDVYSFGILLLEILTGRRPVELKKTVEERVTLRWAFRKFNEGRVVELVDPLMEEAVNSDVLMKMFDLAFQCAAPVRTDRPDMKAVGEQLWSIRADYFKNSRSN comes from the exons ATGGCCATCTTTGCATTATTATTGATGCTGTTACTCCAATTGTCAATAATTTCTAGCTCAGCAGTTATCTTGAGATCAAATGATTGTGGCACTGATTGGGTAGCTCATTCATATTCTAGTGATGGTGAAGAACTGTTTTACATAAATGGGAATGTAGTTAACAAAGTTGCTTTCTGTGAGGCCCTCCAATTGTACATTGCAAATGGTTGCGATTTGAAGGACTACTTTGGAAGTAACAACTGCGTGATGGATGGCTCATTTG TTAACTTACCTTCGATGGCAGGAAGGAAACTACTTCAGAAGGATTCGAGCAGTAAATCCGAATCGCAAGGGGTTTCCAAAGATGTGTCTCCCAAAGTTGGGCTTTTCGCGGGTGGAGCATTGTTGGTATGTTGTGCTGTTCTTTGTCCATGTATTTATGGGAAGAAACGAAAAGCAACTGCTCATGCTGTTTTGACCAAGGACCCGAATTCAA TATTGGACTCAGCTTCCTCCTTCGAAGCAAATTCTGTCCCGGAAAAGGTCCAAGTCCCAGCCAGTCCACTTCGAGTGCCACCTAGTCCTTCAAGATTCTCAGCGTCTCCAAAACTCAAAAGAATTGAATCATTGCATCTCAACCTCAATCAGATTGCAAGAGCTACCCGTAACTTCTCAGAAACATTGCAGATAGGAGAAGGAGGTTTTGGAACTGTCTACAAGGCTCAGTTAGAAGATGGCCACGTCGTGGCTGTAAAACGTGCAAAAAGG GAACATTTTGAGAGCTTGAGAACTGAATTCAGCAGTGAAGTTGAACTTCTGGCTAAAATTGATCATCGGAACCTAGTGAAGCTACTAGGTTATATTGAAAAAGGACATGAACGCCTTCTTATTACAGAGTATGTGCCGAATGGTACTCTTCGAGAACACTTAGATG GTCAGCGTGGAAAAATCCTAGACTTCAATCAGCGCCTGGAAATTGCTATTGATGTTGCTCATGGCTTGACCTATTTGCATCTGTATGCAG AGAAGCCAATTATCCATCGAGATGTGAAATCATCCAACATTCTTCTGACAGAAAGCATGCGAGCTAAAGTTGCTGATTTTGGATTTGCAAGGATTGGCCCTATGAACTCCGATCAAACACACATTTCTACCAAAGTGAAGGGAACAGTTGGTTATTTGGATCCTGAGTATATGAAAACATACCAACTCACTACCAAGAGTGATGTTTACTCATTTGGAATTTTGCTTTTAGAAATTTTAACAGGTCGTCGTCCTGTGGAGTTGAAGAAAACTGTTGAAGAGAGGGTTACACTCAGATGG gctTTCAGGAAGTTCAATGAAGGAAGGGTGGTGGAGCTGGTGGATCCGTTAATGGAAGAAGCTGTAAACTCTGATGTTCTGATGAAGATGTTTGATTTGGCATTTCAGTGTGCAGCACCCGTCCGGACAGATAGACCTGACATGAAAGCAGTGGGAGAGCAATTGTGGTCAATTAGGGCAGATTACTTTAAGAATTCAAGAAGTAATTAG
- the LOC107640458 gene encoding calmodulin-binding receptor-like cytoplasmic kinase 3 isoform X2, translated as MAIFALLLMLLLQLSIISSSAVILRSNDCGTDWVAHSYSSDGEELFYINGNVVNKVAFCEALQLYIANGCDLKDYFGSNNCVMDGSFGRKLLQKDSSSKSESQGVSKDVSPKVGLFAGGALLVCCAVLCPCIYGKKRKATAHAVLTKDPNSILDSASSFEANSVPEKVQVPASPLRVPPSPSRFSASPKLKRIESLHLNLNQIARATRNFSETLQIGEGGFGTVYKAQLEDGHVVAVKRAKREHFESLRTEFSSEVELLAKIDHRNLVKLLGYIEKGHERLLITEYVPNGTLREHLDGQRGKILDFNQRLEIAIDVAHGLTYLHLYAEKPIIHRDVKSSNILLTESMRAKVADFGFARIGPMNSDQTHISTKVKGTVGYLDPEYMKTYQLTTKSDVYSFGILLLEILTGRRPVELKKTVEERVTLRWAFRKFNEGRVVELVDPLMEEAVNSDVLMKMFDLAFQCAAPVRTDRPDMKAVGEQLWSIRADYFKNSRSN; from the exons ATGGCCATCTTTGCATTATTATTGATGCTGTTACTCCAATTGTCAATAATTTCTAGCTCAGCAGTTATCTTGAGATCAAATGATTGTGGCACTGATTGGGTAGCTCATTCATATTCTAGTGATGGTGAAGAACTGTTTTACATAAATGGGAATGTAGTTAACAAAGTTGCTTTCTGTGAGGCCCTCCAATTGTACATTGCAAATGGTTGCGATTTGAAGGACTACTTTGGAAGTAACAACTGCGTGATGGATGGCTCATTTG GAAGGAAACTACTTCAGAAGGATTCGAGCAGTAAATCCGAATCGCAAGGGGTTTCCAAAGATGTGTCTCCCAAAGTTGGGCTTTTCGCGGGTGGAGCATTGTTGGTATGTTGTGCTGTTCTTTGTCCATGTATTTATGGGAAGAAACGAAAAGCAACTGCTCATGCTGTTTTGACCAAGGACCCGAATTCAA TATTGGACTCAGCTTCCTCCTTCGAAGCAAATTCTGTCCCGGAAAAGGTCCAAGTCCCAGCCAGTCCACTTCGAGTGCCACCTAGTCCTTCAAGATTCTCAGCGTCTCCAAAACTCAAAAGAATTGAATCATTGCATCTCAACCTCAATCAGATTGCAAGAGCTACCCGTAACTTCTCAGAAACATTGCAGATAGGAGAAGGAGGTTTTGGAACTGTCTACAAGGCTCAGTTAGAAGATGGCCACGTCGTGGCTGTAAAACGTGCAAAAAGG GAACATTTTGAGAGCTTGAGAACTGAATTCAGCAGTGAAGTTGAACTTCTGGCTAAAATTGATCATCGGAACCTAGTGAAGCTACTAGGTTATATTGAAAAAGGACATGAACGCCTTCTTATTACAGAGTATGTGCCGAATGGTACTCTTCGAGAACACTTAGATG GTCAGCGTGGAAAAATCCTAGACTTCAATCAGCGCCTGGAAATTGCTATTGATGTTGCTCATGGCTTGACCTATTTGCATCTGTATGCAG AGAAGCCAATTATCCATCGAGATGTGAAATCATCCAACATTCTTCTGACAGAAAGCATGCGAGCTAAAGTTGCTGATTTTGGATTTGCAAGGATTGGCCCTATGAACTCCGATCAAACACACATTTCTACCAAAGTGAAGGGAACAGTTGGTTATTTGGATCCTGAGTATATGAAAACATACCAACTCACTACCAAGAGTGATGTTTACTCATTTGGAATTTTGCTTTTAGAAATTTTAACAGGTCGTCGTCCTGTGGAGTTGAAGAAAACTGTTGAAGAGAGGGTTACACTCAGATGG gctTTCAGGAAGTTCAATGAAGGAAGGGTGGTGGAGCTGGTGGATCCGTTAATGGAAGAAGCTGTAAACTCTGATGTTCTGATGAAGATGTTTGATTTGGCATTTCAGTGTGCAGCACCCGTCCGGACAGATAGACCTGACATGAAAGCAGTGGGAGAGCAATTGTGGTCAATTAGGGCAGATTACTTTAAGAATTCAAGAAGTAATTAG